TGCGGATTTTGATGGAGACCAAATGGCAGTGCACTTAGTATTGTCACAAGAAGCACAAATGGAAGCAAAATTATTGATGCTTGCAACAAATAACATTATTGCACCATCAAGTGGTAGACCAATAGCGGTTCCATCACAAGATATGGTAATGGGATGTTATTATATGACAAAGGAAAGAAAAGGTGTTAAGGGAGAAGGGAAATCGTTTTCTAACAAAAATCAGTTAATCACAGCCTATCAAAATGGGCAAGTTGCAGTTCACGCACTTGTAAATGTGAGAATTGATGGAGAAATGGTTCAAACTACGCCAGGACGTCTTATGTTTAATACAATGCTTCCAAAAGAAGTGAGAGATTACACGAAGACTTTTGGTAAAGGTGAATTAGGAAAATTAATCGCTGAATTATATAAAAAATTTGGATTTGAAAAAACATCAGAATTATTGGATAAAATTAAAGCATTTGGATTCCATTATGGGACACTTGCGGGGATTACTGTTGGAATTGAGGATCTGGAAATTCCAGAAAGCAAAAAAAGTATTTTGGAAAAAGCTGAAAATGAAGTGGCTGAAATTGAAGATCAGTATAAATCTGGTGAAATTATCGATGCAGAAAGATACAGAAGAACAGTTGCTATATGGGATGAAGCTGTTTCAAAGGTAACTAAGGAAATGATGGATAACTTGGATGAATTCAATCCAGTTTATATGATGGCGAACTCTGGAGCCAGAGGTTCGATTGCACAAATGCGTCAGCTTGGTGGAATGCGTGGACTTATGGCAGATACGCAAGGGCGTATTATCGAAATGCCAATTAAAGCCAACTTTAGAGAAGGACTTAATATTCTTGAATTCTTTATGTCATCACACGGAGCGAGAAAAGGACTTGCCGATACAGCATTGAGAACTGCCGATTCGGGATATTTAACAAGAAGACTTGTTGATATTTCACACGAAGTTATTGTAAATCATGATGATTGTGGATGCGAACACGGAATTGTCGTATCAGATTTGATGGATGCCGGAGAAGTAATTGAAAAGTTAAGTGAAAGAATTTATGGAAGAAACTTGGCAACAGACTTAATTCATGAAGGAAAAGTAATTGCCAAAAGAAATACTTTAATAACGGATGATTTGATTAAGAAGATTGAAGAATTAGATATTCGTGAAGTTGAAATAAGAACACCTTTGACATGTAAACTGGAAAAAGGAGTTTGTAAAAAATGTTACGGATTAGATCTTTCTAATCACAAGGAAATTCTTAAAGGGGAAGCAGTTGGAGTTATCGCGGCCCAGTCAATTGGAGAGCCAGGTACACAGCTTACAATGCGTACTTTCCATACTGGAGGAGTAGCAACGGCAGCATCTGTTCAATCTGATTACAAAGCTGATGTTTCTGGAAAAGTTAAGCTTAAAGACATTTCTGTACTTGTAAATGATGAAGGAAAAGAAATTGTTGTTTCACAAAATGGACGTGTGATAATAGGAAAACACAGATATGAAGTGCCATCAGGTTCAACTTTGCATGTGAAAGATGGAGATTCAGTTAAGAAAGGGCAAGTGCTAGTCGAATTTGATCCTTATCAAATACCGATTATTACTTCTGTGGCAGGAAAAGTAGAATTTAGAGATATTTACGTGAGAGAAAATATTGACGTGAAATATGGGGTTACTGAAAAAGTAGCAATAAAACCTGTGGAAAGTAACGATGTCAACCCTAGAATCATAATTTATACAAAAGGTGACAAGAAAGTGGAATATGCAGTTCCTTATGGAGCATATTTGATGGTAAATGAAGGAGACACAGTAAAAAAAGGACAAATTATTACAAAAATCTTGAAAACTGGAGAAGGAAATAAAGATATTACAGGAGGTCTTCCTCGTGTCCAAGAGTTGTTTGAGGCAAGAAATCCTAAAGGGAAAGCCATTTTATCAGAAGTCGCAGGACGTGTAGTTTTCTCAGATAAAAAGAAAAAGGGTATGAGATTAATCTTGATTGAAGATCCTGAAAATGGGGAACTGATTCAAGAATATACAGTTCCAGTGGGAGAACATTTAGTTGTAACTAATGAAATGTTAATTGAAAAAGGTACGAAAATAACAGATGGACCTGTTTCACCACATGATATTTTGAAAATAAAAGGGCTTGTAGAAGCACAGCAATTTATTCTTGAGTCAGTACAGCAAGTATATAGGGAGCAAGGAGTTGCAGTTAATGACAAGCATATTGAAATAATTGTTAAACAAATGTTCCAAAAGATTAAGATTAAGGAAGCTGGAGATTCATTATTCCTAGAAGATGAACTAATTGATAAGAAAGTTGTGGAACGTGAAAATGAAATATTAATTTCAAAAGGAAAACGTCCAGCAACTTATGAGCCAGTAATTCAAGGTATTACAAAAGCCGCAGTAAATACAGAAAGTTTCATTTCGGCATCATCATTCCAAGAAACAACAAAAGTTCTTGCAAATGCTGCTGTTGAAGGTAAAACAGACAGACTTGAAGGTCTTAAGGAAAATGTAATTATTGGTAAGAAAATACCTGGAGGAACTGGATTTAAGGATTATAAATATTTGGATGCAGTTTTGAAAAATGACGTTGCAGAAGAAGAGGAACAAGACCAGGAAGATGTTAAAAATCAGGAAATTAAGGCATTGGGAACTTTAAGCAAAGAAGCGAATAGCGTTGCAGAAAACACGGAAGAAACAGAAGTTTAATAATCATCAGCCTAAAATCTAAAGAAAATTAAGAAAGAACGGTGAATAGGGAGATTTATGAATATGAATTTCCCTTATTCGCTTAAAAATAAAGGTGGTTTTTTATGAAAGGAAAACTATTCATTGTTTCAGGGCCTTCAGGTTCAGGAAAATCAACAGTCACAAAATTAGTAAAAGATAGACTGAATATCCCGTTATCAATATCAGCTACAACTCGACAGCCAAGAGATGGAGAAATCGATGGCAAAGACTACTTTTTTTTAACTAAGGAAATATTTGAACAGAAAATAAAAAATGATGAATTTTATGAATATGCAAATGTTCATGGAAATTATTACGGCACATTGAAGGAAGTTGTGGAAAGTAACCTGAACAAAGGGCTGAATGTAATTCTGGAAATTGATGTGCAAGGAGCATTGATTGCGAAAGAAAAGAAAAAGGACGCTGTATTGGTGTTTTTTCGTACAAAGGATATGGAAACTCTTGAAAAAAGACTTCGTGACAGGAAGACTGATACGGAGGAAGTTATTCAGACACGTCTAAAAAACGCATTAAAAGAGCTGGAATATGAAAAAAAATACGATTATACTATAATAAATGATGATATTGAAATGTCTTGTCAAGAATTGATAAACATTATTAATTCATAAGTATACTCAAAACCTTTTAAAATTAAACATAGGATCAAAGAATCTTAGATGTGATTTTGAAGTGGTTTTATTATATAAGAGGAGAATTTAAAAATGAAAAAAGAAAAAATAACGATAGATGAACTATTGACTAAAATACCTAATAAATATGAGCTTGCGATTGTTTCAGGAAAAATTGCGAAAAAGGAATTTGCTAAAGGGAAACAGAAATCAGAAATAATGGATGAAGTTTTTAAAGATATAATGGAAGATGAAGTGGAAGTAGTTCGTGAAATTAATGAGGAAAATTAAAAAATTTTGTTTACAAAGTATTGACTATTTGGAAAAATAAATTATACTAATAGTGTAAATATTTTTTATTGACTGTTTTTTGGAGGAATAAAAAATAATGATTTATAGTGAAAAAGAAATACAGAAACTGATTGACAATCTGGATATTGTTCAAGTAATCGGAGAATATGTAAATTTAAAAAAGGCAGGTTCAGATTATAAAGGGCTTTCTCCTTTTAAAGATGAAAAAACTCCTTCCTTTACAGTCAGCCCAGTGAAAAATATTTTTAAAGACTTTAGTACACAAATTGGCGGAAACGTAATTTCTTTTTATATGAAAATCAATGACATCGGTTTTCTTCAAGCTGTAGAAGAATTGTCGCGAAAATATAATATTCCACTCAAAAAAAGCAGGGAATACAGGACAATTGATCAGGAAATTGAGAGAAAAAAAGCTGTAAACAGGGAATATTATGAAATAATGAATGAAGCCCAGATATTTTTCAGGGAAAATATTGAAAAATATTCCGAAGCATTGGAATATATGAAGGAACGTGATTTTTCCCTTGAGGAAATAAGAAGATTTGGAATTGGTTTTGCCCCTAGTTTCCGTGATAACTTATTTCAGCATTTAGTAAAAAAGGAATTTCCAGAAGAGAAGATAATGTCGTTAGGACTTGCCAAAAGAAATGAAACTGGCGAGATTTATGATAGTTTCAGAAACAGGATAATTTTTCCAATTTATAATGTAAATGCTCAGATTGTAGGATTTGGAGGGCGTATAATTGAAAAAAATACCAATTTGCCTAAATATTTAAATTCTCCAGATTCTCCTATTTTTAAAAAAGGAAATGAGCTTTTTGGAATAAAGCATCAGGGAGAAAATATTAGGAAAAAAGGGTTTGCAATGCTGATGGAAGGCTATCTTGACGTATTGACAGCCCAGAAAAATGGTTTTGAAAGTGCAGTTGCAAGCCTTGGAACAGCATTTACTGAGGAACAGGCGCAGCTTTTAAAAAAATATACGGATAAAATACTGATTTCGTATGACAATGATGAAGCTGGAAAAAATGCCATAATAAAAGCAGGATATATTTTAAAGAAATATGATTTTGATGTAAAATGTCTAGTTATGGATGGAAATGAAAAGGATCCCGACGAGTTTCTAAGAAAAAATGGAAAGAAGGCGTTTATAGAAGTTGTAAAGAAATCGGAAGAAATTTTTGATTTTTTGACAAAGGAAGCTTCAAAAGATTTGGATTTGAATGATATAAGCGGTAAAAGAAAGTTCATTGAAAGATTAAAGCCATTTTTTTCAAATGTTACGAGCAATCTGAATAAAAATCTGTATTTACAGAGATTATCAGCTAATTTTGAAATTGATGAATTTATTTTAGCAGAGGAACTGAAAAATTTATCGAAGAAAACTTCCGAAGGGAAAAAGAGAAAAATCTATGAAAATCAGAAAGTTCAATATAAAAAATTAAAAAAAGACTTGTATATTGAGCTGGAAGAACAGACACTCATGTACATCCTGGAATTTTACAGATCTGAAAAGGAAAAGTGCATGGAACTGCTGAGCAAAGGATTTAGCCATCCGCTCTTTAATGAACTGATAGAAAAGTTAAAGGCTGTAGAGTTTGATATAATGCAGCTTGAAAAAATTGATATTAGTGAAGAAAACAGAGAAATCATTACAAAGCTGAAATTACGGGCAGATAATGATATCAAAGACAAGAAAATTTATTTTAGGGAAATTTATTCTGGATGGTTTGAGCGTGAAATAGACGAGGAAAGACAAAAAACTGAAGAGGAAAACGATAGAATCAAGAAAATTGAATTAAAAAAATTATTATCAAAGTTAAAAAATATTAATAAAATTAGTGAAATAGAAAAATTATATAACGAATTTATATTGATAAGGAGACCGAATTATGTCTGATAAAAAACAAAATTTAAAAAATAGTCTCGCAAATTTTATAAAACAGGCACGAGAGCAAAAAGTTGTAAGTTACGAAGAAATAAATTCTGTTTTATCTATCGGATTTTCAACTGAAAAAATTGATCAGTTAATAAAAAAATTGACTGATGACGGTGTTCAAATCGTAGATACTGCAAGGGAAAAGGAGGATTTGCTGAAAGTCCCTGATTCTATAGAAGCTATCGAAAAAATGGAAATATCAGATTTTGAAGATTCGCATGATGAATTTGTAGAGAGTGAAATCGACGATTCGGAAGTGGATAAATTATTACAGACAGATCTATTGAAAATGGCAGAAAGTATGGATGTGGATGAGCCGATTAAAATGTACTTGCGTGAAATCGGACAAATTCCATTACTTAGCTATGAAGAGGAAATTGACTACGCTCAAAGAGTTTTAAATGGAGAAGAGGAAGCAAAACAAAAATTAATTGAATCAAATTTAAGACTTGTTGTAAGTATTGCTAAAAAGCATACAAATCGTGGTTTAAAAATGCTGGATTTAATTCAAGAGGGAAATATGGGTCTTATGAAAGCCGTAGAAAAATTTGAATATGAAAAAGGATTCAAATTTTCAACTTATGCAACTTGGTGGATTAGACAGGCTATAACACGTGCAATTGCAGATCAAGGAAGAACAATAAGAATACCTGTTCATATGATTGAAACAATTAACAAAATCAAAAAGGAAAGCCGTATTATTTTACAGGAAACTGGAAAAGAGCCAACAGCTGAGGAATTAGCGGAAAAGCTGGAATTACCAGTAGAAAAGGTAAAAAGTATTTTGGAAATGAATCAGGATCCAATTTCACTTGAAACACCAGTTGGAAGTGAAGAAGACAGCGAACTTGGAGATTTTGTAGAAGATGATAAATTTGCAAATCCTTATGATGCAACAACAAGAGTTCTGTTAAAAGAACAGCTTGACGAAGTTTTAAAAACATTAAATGAGCGAGAAGAGATGGTACTCAGATATAGATATGGATTGGATGACGGTTCTCAAAAAACACTGGAGGAAGTTGGAAAAATATTTAATGTTACAAGAGAGCGAATCAGACAGATTGAGGTAAAAGCATTAAGAAAATTAAGACACCCAAGTAGAAGAAAAAAATTGGAAGATTACAGGAGCTAAAGGTATTATTTAGCTCTTTTTAGATATTAAGACTAACGGGAGAAAGAAAAGGATGTTAAAAGATATTTTTGAAGATATTAGAAAAAAAGGAAGTTTTAGCTTTGAAAAAATTATAGAAAATTATACAATGAACGATGATGATTTTTTTGAGTTTTTAAAATTTATTCATTTGGAAAACATTCCAGAAGTTAGGACTTCAACTGATGGAAGTGATTTTATTGTTTTAGAAGATGAAAATATATTTATTGAAGAAAAAGATACAATAAAATTGTATTTG
This is a stretch of genomic DNA from Leptotrichia hofstadii. It encodes these proteins:
- the gmk gene encoding guanylate kinase translates to MKGKLFIVSGPSGSGKSTVTKLVKDRLNIPLSISATTRQPRDGEIDGKDYFFLTKEIFEQKIKNDEFYEYANVHGNYYGTLKEVVESNLNKGLNVILEIDVQGALIAKEKKKDAVLVFFRTKDMETLEKRLRDRKTDTEEVIQTRLKNALKELEYEKKYDYTIINDDIEMSCQELINIINS
- the rpoD gene encoding RNA polymerase sigma factor RpoD, producing MSDKKQNLKNSLANFIKQAREQKVVSYEEINSVLSIGFSTEKIDQLIKKLTDDGVQIVDTAREKEDLLKVPDSIEAIEKMEISDFEDSHDEFVESEIDDSEVDKLLQTDLLKMAESMDVDEPIKMYLREIGQIPLLSYEEEIDYAQRVLNGEEEAKQKLIESNLRLVVSIAKKHTNRGLKMLDLIQEGNMGLMKAVEKFEYEKGFKFSTYATWWIRQAITRAIADQGRTIRIPVHMIETINKIKKESRIILQETGKEPTAEELAEKLELPVEKVKSILEMNQDPISLETPVGSEEDSELGDFVEDDKFANPYDATTRVLLKEQLDEVLKTLNEREEMVLRYRYGLDDGSQKTLEEVGKIFNVTRERIRQIEVKALRKLRHPSRRKKLEDYRS
- the rpoC gene encoding DNA-directed RNA polymerase subunit beta', with product MSIRDFDSIQIKLASPEKILEWSYGEITKAETINYRTLKPEMDGLFCERIFGPSKDYECACGKYKRMRYKGMVCEKCGVEVTTSKVRRERMGHIKLATPIAHIWYSKGTPNKMSLLLGISTKELESVLYFSRYIVTDPGETELKKGEILTEREYKLHENQFKNEFTAKMGAEGVLALLEEIDLFDLEKKLQGEMDTEHSTQKRRKIIKRLKVVRDLIEAGNRPEWMILTVLPVIPADLRPMVQLDGGRFATSDLNDLYRRVINRNIRLKKLMSIKAPEIVIKNEKRMLQEAVDALIDNGRRGKPVVTQNNRELKSLSDMLKGKQGRFRQNLLGKRVDYSGRSVIVVGPNLKMNQCGLPKKMALELYKPFLMRELVKRELASNIKVAKKMVEEEDENVWELIEEIIKNHPVLLNRAPTLHRLSIQAFEPTLIEGKAIRLHPLVCSAFNADFDGDQMAVHLVLSQEAQMEAKLLMLATNNIIAPSSGRPIAVPSQDMVMGCYYMTKERKGVKGEGKSFSNKNQLITAYQNGQVAVHALVNVRIDGEMVQTTPGRLMFNTMLPKEVRDYTKTFGKGELGKLIAELYKKFGFEKTSELLDKIKAFGFHYGTLAGITVGIEDLEIPESKKSILEKAENEVAEIEDQYKSGEIIDAERYRRTVAIWDEAVSKVTKEMMDNLDEFNPVYMMANSGARGSIAQMRQLGGMRGLMADTQGRIIEMPIKANFREGLNILEFFMSSHGARKGLADTALRTADSGYLTRRLVDISHEVIVNHDDCGCEHGIVVSDLMDAGEVIEKLSERIYGRNLATDLIHEGKVIAKRNTLITDDLIKKIEELDIREVEIRTPLTCKLEKGVCKKCYGLDLSNHKEILKGEAVGVIAAQSIGEPGTQLTMRTFHTGGVATAASVQSDYKADVSGKVKLKDISVLVNDEGKEIVVSQNGRVIIGKHRYEVPSGSTLHVKDGDSVKKGQVLVEFDPYQIPIITSVAGKVEFRDIYVRENIDVKYGVTEKVAIKPVESNDVNPRIIIYTKGDKKVEYAVPYGAYLMVNEGDTVKKGQIITKILKTGEGNKDITGGLPRVQELFEARNPKGKAILSEVAGRVVFSDKKKKGMRLILIEDPENGELIQEYTVPVGEHLVVTNEMLIEKGTKITDGPVSPHDILKIKGLVEAQQFILESVQQVYREQGVAVNDKHIEIIVKQMFQKIKIKEAGDSLFLEDELIDKKVVERENEILISKGKRPATYEPVIQGITKAAVNTESFISASSFQETTKVLANAAVEGKTDRLEGLKENVIIGKKIPGGTGFKDYKYLDAVLKNDVAEEEEQDQEDVKNQEIKALGTLSKEANSVAENTEETEV
- the dnaG gene encoding DNA primase, with the translated sequence MIYSEKEIQKLIDNLDIVQVIGEYVNLKKAGSDYKGLSPFKDEKTPSFTVSPVKNIFKDFSTQIGGNVISFYMKINDIGFLQAVEELSRKYNIPLKKSREYRTIDQEIERKKAVNREYYEIMNEAQIFFRENIEKYSEALEYMKERDFSLEEIRRFGIGFAPSFRDNLFQHLVKKEFPEEKIMSLGLAKRNETGEIYDSFRNRIIFPIYNVNAQIVGFGGRIIEKNTNLPKYLNSPDSPIFKKGNELFGIKHQGENIRKKGFAMLMEGYLDVLTAQKNGFESAVASLGTAFTEEQAQLLKKYTDKILISYDNDEAGKNAIIKAGYILKKYDFDVKCLVMDGNEKDPDEFLRKNGKKAFIEVVKKSEEIFDFLTKEASKDLDLNDISGKRKFIERLKPFFSNVTSNLNKNLYLQRLSANFEIDEFILAEELKNLSKKTSEGKKRKIYENQKVQYKKLKKDLYIELEEQTLMYILEFYRSEKEKCMELLSKGFSHPLFNELIEKLKAVEFDIMQLEKIDISEENREIITKLKLRADNDIKDKKIYFREIYSGWFEREIDEERQKTEEENDRIKKIELKKLLSKLKNINKISEIEKLYNEFILIRRPNYV
- the rpoZ gene encoding DNA-directed RNA polymerase subunit omega translates to MKKEKITIDELLTKIPNKYELAIVSGKIAKKEFAKGKQKSEIMDEVFKDIMEDEVEVVREINEEN